Within the Prevotella scopos JCM 17725 genome, the region CTCCAATAGAGCACGTCTGTATGATATGTATGACAGTGCTTCTCTTGACCTTCACCTGTCTGGAGTCATTGCAAAACGTATGCGAGGTGTTACGAAGATTCCTATTGAGTTTAGAAGAAATGGTGTACCTGATGATGAAATCAACAATCAGATAAAATCACCCTGGTTCAAACAGCTGAGGAAAGACCTTGTTATGTCAGAGTTCTGGGGCTTCACACTTGTACAGTTCTATCTCAATGAGGAAGGTAATATCCGTTATGACCTTATTAATCGCAAGCACTATGATCCTATACATCGTAAGCTACTCAAGTATCAAGGTTCAATGGATGGCGTGCCTATTGATGACTTCCCTGATATGCTTTTTGTTGGCAGCGAACGTGACCTTGGTATTTATGCAGAACTTCTGCCTGCTGTACTCTATAAGCGTGGTGATATGTCAGACTGGGCACAGTTCTGTAACATCTTTGGTATGCCAATTCGTGAGTACACTTACGATGCTGGAGACGAGGACGCACGCCGTCGTGTCATCGCTGATGCACGCCGACAGGGTGCGAACGCAGCATACATCCATCCAAAAGAAAGCGAGCTGAAACTTGTAGAGGCTGGTAACAAGACTGGTTCCAGCGACCTTTATAAAACTTTTGCTGAGTACTGGGACTCAAAGATGTCTATACGTGTGCTGGGAAACACGCTCACCACAGACGCTAAGTCAACAGGAACGCAGGCACTCGGTTCTGTACACAAGGAGGAAGAGGACGAGATGAACTCTGATGATCGTGATTTCATTCTTGATATTCTCAATTATGATATGCGACCTATTTTCGCCTCACTTGGCTTCAATGTGGAAGGTGGTGAGTTCGTCTATGCAAAGAAAGACAAGATTAACCCTGCTCAACAGATAGACATCGTTCAGAAGCTTTCGTCAATGGGTCTTCCGATTGATGACGACTACCTCTATGAAACGTTCTGCGTTGCTAAGCCTGATAACTACAAACAGCTGAAAGAGGAGAAGGAGGCAGCAAAGGCTGCTTTCAGAGAGCAACTGGGTATGCATGGTAATGATGATGACAAAAAGAAGCAAGACAAAAACACTGATAAAACAGCGTTCAAACAGCATTTGAAAAGTTTTTTCGGACTCGCCCCAGACAAAGGGGCAAACTGATGATTGATACGCTCTATTATGGTGAGCATTGCTCTTGCTCTGGGCATAGTCATTTCCACAACGAAAGCCCAGCTATCTCATTTAATGTTGTGCAGGCTTTTCTACAGAGAATCCATAACAAGCCTGAAATAGCTGAAGGCATTGATCCTGGATTATGGTCGGCTGTCGTTAAAGTTATCAACGAGGCGACTGTGGAGGGACTTTCACAGAGCAATGCTGCAAGTACACATGATGAGAAGTTTTATCGCGCCCTGCGCCATTCTAATGAGGTTTTCGCTGCATTCAAAGTACATTCATTGGCTGGAGAGGTCGCAAATAAATTGCTGGACAGTGACGGTAAACTGAAACCCTTCCGTCAATGGGCTGACGATGTAAAGGGAATTACATCACATTACGTCGGTGCGTGGCTTCGTACGGAGTATGACACTGCTGTTATCCGTGCACACAACGCAGCAGACTGGCGTGACTTTGAACGTAACAAGGATATCCTGCCTAACCTACGATGGATGCCGACGACTTCACCAAGTCCTGAAGGGAGTCATCGTGACTATTGGATGGCGAAGCTTACCCTGCCTATTGATGATCCTTTTTGGAACACGCATCACCCCGGTGACAGATGGAACTGTAAGTGTTCCCTTGAAGCTACTGACGACCCTGTAAATCATCCTGCTGATATGAACACCCCTCTGCCACAAAAAGGACTTGAAAACAACCCTGGTAAAGATGGACATATATTCAACGACACTCATCCGTATTTCCCTGATAAGTGTAGTCAATGTTCTTTTTATAAGCCTGGTGTTAAAGGGCGAATTACGACCCTCTTCATGAATAGGAAGAAGGATTGTTATAACTGTCCTTATGTAGATGCTGCCATCCCTAATGGCTTCTATCAGGACAAAAAAATGAGAGAAAGGCTGCTAATAAGTAACACTGCTGATAAGCAAGACTTAAATGCAAATATTAAGGTTTCACATTCTCTTCTCTCTTCATTCCCAAATATGAAGATTAGAATACGACCACATATTTTGGAAGAAGATGTAAGTAATCCTGAACTTGAAATAAATGGGTTGATTGCAGATAATAAGATGATACGAGGAGAAAAAGGAATAACCTCTGCTTTTCAAAAGGCTATTAAGCAAGGGTGTTCTATTGTCATTATCGATTTGGATGCAAGATTAAAACGACTTAATACATTTGAACTTTCTAAGTATCTGAACAGGCGAAAAGCAGACTTTGAAAAGGGTATAATAAAGGAGACCTATGTTGTTTATAAAGGTAAGGCTGTAAAGGTTATACCTTACACGCAGAATAGGGTGGAAATAGAAAATGTTCTAAAACAATTAGAGCCGTAAAATACGGCTCTATATGGTCGGACGGCTGCGGAGCTTGAAGTTATCGCACTTATATGCAGACTCTCATCCTAATGCAAAAATAATGATTTATTCTGATACAACAAACATTTTCGACAAAAAAGTGAAGAAATGGATGCAAAAGAAATAGAAAGGCGTATCTCACGTGTCAAAGACGAGATACAAAAGGAGGTGACAGATAGACTTCCTCGAAAGGTCGGTGTCGTGGCTGCAAACCACTTCAAGCAGAACTTCCGAGATGGTGGCTTCACGGATGGAGGAGTTCACCAATGGAAACGTACGAAACGACAGGACGGTAATACGACGGATGCAAAATACTCTCCTCTTACCTCTCGACGCAATCATCTTATGCGTTCAATACAGAGTGAAACGTCACCTGGGCAAGTTACAATATCCAATCCTGTACCTTACGCAGCTGTTCACAATGAAGGTGGTACTATCAAAACGCATCCAACTATTACAAAGCGTATGCGGCGTATGGCATGGGCTAAGGTGTATGCACTATCAGGCGTGAAAGGCAAAGGGAAACTTCCAAAAGACTTACCTTCTGGAGCTAAGATGTGGAAGGCTCTCGCACTCACGAAAAAGACAAAGCTTAATATCACAGCACGCATTCCACGACGTCAGTTCATTGGTGATAGCCGTGAACTGACAGCAAAAATTAACAAGATGCTTGATGAGAGCTTAGGGAAAATTAAAGAACTTGTAAGTAGAACATAAATATGGAACAGACACTCTGCCAACTGATAGACTTTCTTAAAGAGAAAATGCCGTCGCTTTCAGTTATTGACGAAGACTACGGACAACTTGAAAATATAGAGGACGAGGATACTGATATGTATCCGCTAACGTTCCCTGCTGTACTTATAGAAGAAGCGCAGACAGAATGGAGCGATATTGGAATGCTGGCACAGAAAGGAACTTGTAGGCTTCGCATCCGTCTTATCATAGACTGCTATGATGACACTCATGCAACGAGTGGAACAACACAGGCTGTCAGAGAGCGTAATGAAATGCGTCACCAGTTGCACCAGCTACTACAGGGAACCTGTCTTGGCACTGATGCTCCTTTGATACGCAAGTCTTCCAAGTTCTTTACTTGGAAGCACGGAATAAAAGTGTATGAGATGATGTACGAGTGTACAGTGTCAGAATTGGTTAAGGAAACAAGGACGGTTCAGAAACCTTCTTTACGCGTGAAGATGGGCGTGAAGGTGTAACGCGAAAGCCTGTGAAGAGCGGTGCTTTCATCTGCTTGCCATCTACTGTTTCGCCACGTTTAATCATATCACGAATGATATGCAGCACACGGCTTTCAGACAGATAAAACTCTTCATTGGAAAGTATGCGGATAGTATCATCGAAACGGAGGCGTCGTTCCTCCGTCCAGTAGAAGTAACGCTCAAATAACCTTCTGTTGCGTGCTTCTATCAGTTTACTATCTCTTCCTTTACTCATATCTGCAAAATTAACAAATAATCATCTTATTTGCAAGTATTTACACCTTTTTATCTGCTTATTACAAATAAAAACCGCCCAAATGTGTGTTCGTACACACTAATGGACGGTTTTATTCTTAAACAGGAGTTAGTTGATGATTTTTGTCTGTTACAACCTACAGAAGCTTGGTTCTACACGTTCCCAGACATTTGTCTTTGGGTTCTTCTGATAGAAGTAGTAGTTGATAGCATTCTTCTGAACCACATTCGCCTCCTTGAAAAGTGTCATAATCTCTGAATACTCACTATCGAACTTATCCTCCAACTCATACAGCTTAGAGATGCTCTTGTAGTCCAAATCACCAGCCTTATTGCGCTCAAGCAGTGTCATTGCCATCTGATACATTGGATCGTCCGAACCTTTCTCGCTTTGCTTCATATAACGCTTGAGATAGTCGATTAGACGCTCTGCAGCAAGGTCGGCACGCTCATCAAAGCCTTTCACCTTATTGCTTGAGATTTCAAGGCGGAAATCGCCGTCAGTAATCGTGTAGCTTCGCTGGTCGTTCTTGCGAACCTGACCATAATCACGCATCACACTTACAAAGCTCTCTACTTCACCCTGTAACCAGTCGTGGAATCCACGCACGTCAGTCACGATACGTGTTAAGCGTTGCCACACATCGTGCATCATCTCAGCACGTAGCCCCTCGTAGGTCTCACGGCGTTCAATACGACTCTGCTTTTCTTCGTTCTGTAACTCAGCAAGTAGCTTCGCACGCTCTTCCTTGCTCAAATTCTTAATGTTTACCATATTATTCTGTTTTTTGTTTTCGGATGATCATTCTTATTTTTGTGTTCAAAGCATTGAGATCATCCGCTGTCAACGCTCTAAATGTTTTTCCTGCTATACGTGGGTCTTTACAGAAACCATCTACACGGTTCCAGTCTGTCGTATCTATGCCGTATATCTGCAGCTGATGAAGAACTCCGCTACGTGCCTTGCGTAGGATATCATACTGCTTACGTCTTCGCTCGTCATATCCTGTAATATCCTCCATCTGTCTACACATAGCATCATACTCTTTATCTGACATCTGATGAAGGTGTACTGTTCTGTTTTGTGTGAATTGATAGACCAGCGTTTCCTTGTCAGCACCAGGCATCTTCTTTAACAGGGTATAAAACCTTGCGTAGTTCCTGTTTGCTCCCATAGCTTTTCCTCCTTCCAATCTTTATATGCTTTACGACCAGAAGCTACAGCCTCTGTAAGATCATCGCTAAGGTCACTCTGACCGAACAATGGTATGCCGTGTACACTCACATATAGCTCACCATTAAATTCCATTACTTGTACGGCTTCACGTGCCTCTGCATCGAGCCGTGCCTGCCGTTTAGTTTCTATACGATCAGCACGCTGTTCGTGCCATACTTGCAATCTGCGTTTGATTTTGTCTAAAAATGTAGTC harbors:
- a CDS encoding phage portal protein family protein, producing MNRKKKNSPKQGKIIQGGMLVPQGMRQPDIVLQMPEIFMFDMNAYMQSVKAAKGIDFSNRARLYDMYDSASLDLHLSGVIAKRMRGVTKIPIEFRRNGVPDDEINNQIKSPWFKQLRKDLVMSEFWGFTLVQFYLNEEGNIRYDLINRKHYDPIHRKLLKYQGSMDGVPIDDFPDMLFVGSERDLGIYAELLPAVLYKRGDMSDWAQFCNIFGMPIREYTYDAGDEDARRRVIADARRQGANAAYIHPKESELKLVEAGNKTGSSDLYKTFAEYWDSKMSIRVLGNTLTTDAKSTGTQALGSVHKEEEDEMNSDDRDFILDILNYDMRPIFASLGFNVEGGEFVYAKKDKINPAQQIDIVQKLSSMGLPIDDDYLYETFCVAKPDNYKQLKEEKEAAKAAFREQLGMHGNDDDKKKQDKNTDKTAFKQHLKSFFGLAPDKGAN
- a CDS encoding phage minor head protein yields the protein MIDTLYYGEHCSCSGHSHFHNESPAISFNVVQAFLQRIHNKPEIAEGIDPGLWSAVVKVINEATVEGLSQSNAASTHDEKFYRALRHSNEVFAAFKVHSLAGEVANKLLDSDGKLKPFRQWADDVKGITSHYVGAWLRTEYDTAVIRAHNAADWRDFERNKDILPNLRWMPTTSPSPEGSHRDYWMAKLTLPIDDPFWNTHHPGDRWNCKCSLEATDDPVNHPADMNTPLPQKGLENNPGKDGHIFNDTHPYFPDKCSQCSFYKPGVKGRITTLFMNRKKDCYNCPYVDAAIPNGFYQDKKMRERLLISNTADKQDLNANIKVSHSLLSSFPNMKIRIRPHILEEDVSNPELEINGLIADNKMIRGEKGITSAFQKAIKQGCSIVIIDLDARLKRLNTFELSKYLNRRKADFEKGIIKETYVVYKGKAVKVIPYTQNRVEIENVLKQLEP
- a CDS encoding phage virion morphogenesis protein, giving the protein MDAKEIERRISRVKDEIQKEVTDRLPRKVGVVAANHFKQNFRDGGFTDGGVHQWKRTKRQDGNTTDAKYSPLTSRRNHLMRSIQSETSPGQVTISNPVPYAAVHNEGGTIKTHPTITKRMRRMAWAKVYALSGVKGKGKLPKDLPSGAKMWKALALTKKTKLNITARIPRRQFIGDSRELTAKINKMLDESLGKIKELVSRT
- a CDS encoding DUF3164 family protein; protein product: MVNIKNLSKEERAKLLAELQNEEKQSRIERRETYEGLRAEMMHDVWQRLTRIVTDVRGFHDWLQGEVESFVSVMRDYGQVRKNDQRSYTITDGDFRLEISSNKVKGFDERADLAAERLIDYLKRYMKQSEKGSDDPMYQMAMTLLERNKAGDLDYKSISKLYELEDKFDSEYSEIMTLFKEANVVQKNAINYYFYQKNPKTNVWERVEPSFCRL